One genomic segment of Streptomyces sp. NBC_00239 includes these proteins:
- a CDS encoding acetyl/propionyl/methylcrotonyl-CoA carboxylase subunit alpha gives MFSTVLVANRGEIAVRVIRTLRELGVRSVAVFSDADADARHVREADTAVRIGPAAAAESYLSVERLLEAAARTGAQAVHPGYGFLAENAAFAAACEAAGLVFIGPPASAISLMGDKIRAKETVKAAGVPVVPGSSGSGLSDAELAAAAAEIGMPVLLKPSAGGGGKGMRLVREAGVLAEEIAAARREARSSFGDDTLLVERWVDRPRHIEIQVLADSHGNVVHLGERECSLQRRHQKIIEEAPSVLLTPEIREAMGAAAVQAARSCGYVGAGTVEFIVPGGDPSSYYFMEMNTRLQVEHPVTELVTGLDLVELQLRVAAGGELPVTQADIVLNGHAVEARICAEDPARGFLPSGGTVLALDEPTGPSVRTDSGLSAGSEVGSTYDPMLSKVIAWGPDRASALRTLRAALARNTVLGVATNTGFLRRLLDHPDVVSGDLDTGLVEREIDGLLPDGVPAEVFEAAAAVREHAMAPARTGGWTDPFDVPSGWRLGGTPAPLAHWFRLSGQDPVRYEAQERTRHRVAGDRVSVTVAGVVHTFTYVRSAEGVWLGRDGDTWHVQDHDPVAASLGGARHGGADTLAAPMPGTVTVVKVSVGEEVAKGQSLLVVEAMKMEHVISAPHAGTVTELDVTPGTTVAMDQVLAVVTPHDADEEESK, from the coding sequence ATGTTCAGCACGGTCCTGGTGGCGAACCGGGGCGAGATCGCGGTCCGTGTGATCCGCACCCTGCGCGAGCTGGGGGTGCGTTCGGTGGCCGTGTTCAGCGACGCCGACGCCGACGCCCGGCACGTACGGGAAGCGGACACCGCGGTCCGGATCGGCCCGGCGGCGGCCGCGGAGAGCTACCTGTCGGTCGAGCGGCTGCTGGAGGCCGCCGCCCGCACCGGCGCCCAGGCGGTCCACCCCGGATACGGCTTCCTCGCGGAGAACGCGGCCTTCGCGGCCGCCTGCGAGGCCGCCGGCCTGGTCTTCATCGGCCCGCCCGCCTCGGCGATCTCCCTGATGGGCGACAAGATCCGGGCGAAGGAGACGGTGAAGGCGGCGGGCGTGCCCGTGGTCCCCGGCTCCTCCGGCAGCGGCCTGTCCGACGCCGAACTGGCCGCGGCCGCGGCCGAGATCGGCATGCCGGTCCTGCTCAAGCCCTCGGCGGGCGGCGGCGGCAAGGGCATGCGGCTGGTGCGCGAGGCGGGCGTGCTCGCCGAGGAGATCGCGGCGGCCCGCCGCGAGGCCCGGTCCTCGTTCGGCGACGACACCCTGCTCGTGGAGCGTTGGGTCGACCGGCCGCGGCACATCGAGATCCAGGTGCTGGCCGACTCCCACGGGAACGTCGTGCACCTCGGCGAGCGCGAGTGCTCCCTCCAGCGCCGCCACCAGAAGATCATCGAGGAGGCGCCCAGCGTCCTGCTCACCCCGGAGATCCGCGAGGCGATGGGCGCGGCGGCCGTTCAGGCGGCACGTTCCTGCGGCTATGTCGGCGCGGGCACCGTGGAGTTCATCGTCCCCGGCGGCGACCCCTCCTCGTACTACTTCATGGAGATGAACACCCGCCTCCAGGTCGAGCACCCGGTGACCGAGCTGGTGACCGGACTGGACCTGGTGGAGCTCCAGCTGCGGGTCGCGGCGGGCGGCGAACTGCCCGTCACCCAGGCGGACATCGTGCTGAACGGGCACGCGGTCGAGGCCCGGATCTGCGCGGAGGACCCGGCCCGCGGCTTCCTGCCGTCCGGCGGCACGGTCCTGGCCCTCGACGAGCCCACCGGCCCCTCGGTCCGTACGGACTCCGGCCTGAGCGCGGGCTCCGAGGTCGGCAGCACCTACGACCCGATGCTCTCCAAGGTGATCGCGTGGGGCCCGGACCGGGCCTCGGCGCTGCGCACCCTGCGGGCCGCCCTCGCGCGGAACACCGTGCTGGGCGTGGCGACCAACACCGGCTTCCTGCGCCGCCTGCTGGACCACCCCGACGTGGTCTCCGGCGACCTGGACACCGGCCTCGTGGAGCGCGAGATCGACGGGCTGCTCCCCGACGGGGTGCCGGCCGAGGTGTTCGAGGCGGCCGCGGCGGTCCGCGAGCACGCCATGGCCCCGGCCCGGACCGGCGGCTGGACCGACCCGTTCGACGTCCCGAGCGGCTGGCGCCTGGGCGGCACCCCGGCCCCGCTCGCCCACTGGTTCCGCCTGTCCGGCCAGGATCCGGTGCGGTACGAGGCCCAGGAGCGCACCCGGCACCGGGTGGCGGGCGACCGGGTCTCGGTCACCGTGGCCGGCGTCGTGCACACCTTCACGTACGTCCGCAGCGCCGAGGGGGTCTGGCTCGGCCGGGACGGGGACACCTGGCACGTCCAGGACCACGACCCGGTCGCGGCGAGCCTCGGCGGTGCCCGGCACGGCGGCGCCGACACCCTCGCGGCTCCGATGCCCGGCACCGTCACGGTGGTGAAGGTGTCCGTCGGGGAGGAGGTGGCCAAGGGCCAGAGCCTGCTGGTCGTCGAGGCCATGAAGATGGAGCACGTCATCTCCGCCCCGCACGCCGGCACCGTCACCGAGCTCGACGTGACCCCCGGCACCACCGTGGCCATGGACCAGGTGCTCGCCGTCGTCACCCCGCACGACGCCGACGAGGAGGAGTCGAAGTGA
- a CDS encoding carboxyl transferase domain-containing protein: MQQAPVLTSAADPASAAWQANETAHQELADGLRARLEAAREGGGEKARARHTARGKLLPRDRVDTLLDPGSPFLELAPLAADGMYGGAAPAAGVIAGIGRVSGRECVIVANDATVKGGTYYPMTVKKHLRAQEVALENRLPCLYLVDSGGAFLPMQDEVFPDREHFGRIFYNQARMSGAGIPQIAAVLGSCTAGGAYVPAMSDEAVIVRNQGTIFLGGPPLVKAATGEVVTAEELGGGEVHSRTSGVTDHLAEDDAHALRIVRNIVATLPARGPLPWSVETPEEPKADPAGLYGAVPVDSRTPYDAREIIARIVDGSRFQEFKSEYGQTLVTGFARIHGHPVGIVANNGILFSESAQKGAHFIELCDQRGIPLVFLQNISGFMVGRDYEAGGIAKHGAKMVTAVACTRVPKLTVVVGGSYGAGNYSMCGRAYSPRFLWMWPNAKISVMGGEQAASVLATVKRDQLEARGEYWSQDDEEAFKDPVRSQYDQQGSAYYATARLWDDGVIDPLETRQVLGLALTACGNAPLGDPAFGIFRM; encoded by the coding sequence ATGCAGCAGGCACCAGTGCTGACGAGCGCCGCGGACCCGGCCTCCGCGGCCTGGCAGGCGAACGAGACCGCCCACCAGGAGCTCGCGGACGGGCTGCGGGCCCGGCTGGAGGCCGCCCGCGAGGGCGGCGGCGAGAAGGCCCGCGCCCGGCACACCGCACGCGGGAAGCTCCTCCCCCGCGACCGCGTCGACACGCTCCTCGACCCCGGGTCGCCGTTCCTGGAGCTGGCTCCGCTGGCCGCCGACGGCATGTACGGGGGCGCGGCCCCGGCCGCCGGCGTGATCGCGGGCATCGGCCGGGTCAGCGGCCGCGAGTGCGTGATCGTGGCCAACGACGCCACCGTCAAGGGCGGCACGTACTACCCGATGACGGTCAAGAAGCACCTGCGCGCCCAGGAGGTGGCGCTGGAGAACCGGCTGCCCTGCCTCTACCTGGTCGACTCGGGCGGCGCCTTCCTGCCCATGCAGGACGAGGTGTTCCCGGACCGCGAGCACTTCGGCCGGATCTTCTACAACCAGGCCCGCATGTCGGGCGCGGGCATCCCGCAGATCGCGGCCGTCCTCGGCTCCTGCACGGCCGGCGGCGCGTACGTCCCGGCGATGAGCGACGAGGCCGTCATCGTCCGCAACCAGGGCACGATCTTCCTTGGCGGGCCGCCGCTGGTGAAGGCCGCCACCGGCGAAGTGGTGACCGCCGAGGAGCTCGGCGGCGGCGAGGTGCACTCCCGGACCTCCGGCGTCACCGACCACCTCGCGGAGGACGACGCGCACGCGCTGCGGATCGTCCGCAACATCGTGGCCACCCTCCCCGCCCGCGGCCCGCTGCCGTGGTCGGTCGAGACGCCCGAGGAGCCCAAGGCGGACCCGGCGGGGCTGTACGGCGCGGTGCCGGTGGACTCCCGTACGCCGTACGACGCCCGCGAGATCATCGCCCGGATCGTGGACGGCTCGCGCTTCCAGGAGTTCAAGTCCGAGTACGGCCAGACGCTGGTGACCGGCTTCGCCCGGATCCACGGCCACCCGGTCGGCATCGTCGCCAACAACGGCATCCTGTTCTCCGAATCCGCCCAGAAGGGCGCCCACTTCATCGAGCTGTGCGACCAGCGCGGCATCCCCCTGGTGTTCCTCCAGAACATCTCCGGCTTCATGGTCGGCCGGGACTACGAGGCCGGCGGCATCGCCAAGCACGGCGCGAAGATGGTGACGGCCGTGGCCTGCACCCGCGTCCCCAAGCTGACCGTGGTCGTGGGCGGTTCCTACGGCGCGGGCAACTACTCGATGTGCGGGCGCGCCTATTCACCGCGGTTCCTGTGGATGTGGCCGAACGCCAAGATCTCCGTGATGGGCGGCGAGCAGGCCGCCTCGGTGCTGGCGACGGTCAAGCGCGACCAGCTGGAGGCCCGCGGCGAGTACTGGTCGCAGGACGACGAGGAGGCCTTCAAGGACCCGGTCCGCTCCCAGTACGACCAGCAGGGCAGCGCCTACTACGCCACCGCCCGGCTGTGGGACGACGGTGTGATCGACCCCCTGGAAACCCGGCAGGTGCTGGGCCTGGCCCTGACGGCCTGCGGCAACGCCCCGCTGGGCGATCCGGCCTTCGGCATCTTCCGCATGTGA
- a CDS encoding SACE_7040 family transcriptional regulator — translation MSTTRAAAPTRREQILREAARLFAERGFHGVGVDEIGAAVGISGPGLYRHFAGKDAMLAELLVGISERLLTGGRYRVAEAAGDPVAVLASLIDGHIDFALDDRPLITLHDRELDRLRDEDRKLVRQLQRQYVELWVDVVRQLHPAAPESEARSAVHAVFGLLNSTPHLGAAPGAGLPGRDAAEGLLRRLAHGAFGALSD, via the coding sequence ATGAGCACCACCAGAGCCGCCGCGCCCACCCGCCGCGAGCAGATCCTCAGGGAGGCTGCCCGCCTCTTCGCCGAGCGCGGGTTCCACGGCGTGGGCGTGGACGAGATAGGGGCCGCGGTCGGCATCAGCGGTCCCGGCCTCTACCGGCACTTCGCGGGCAAGGACGCCATGCTGGCCGAGCTGCTCGTCGGCATCAGCGAGCGGCTGCTGACCGGTGGCCGCTACCGGGTCGCCGAGGCCGCGGGCGACCCGGTCGCCGTGCTCGCCTCGCTCATCGACGGGCACATCGACTTCGCGCTCGACGACCGGCCCCTGATCACCCTGCACGACCGCGAACTGGACCGGCTCCGCGACGAGGACCGCAAGCTGGTGCGCCAGCTCCAGCGGCAGTACGTCGAGCTGTGGGTGGACGTCGTACGGCAGCTGCACCCGGCGGCGCCCGAGTCCGAGGCCCGGTCCGCCGTGCACGCCGTCTTCGGGCTGCTGAACTCGACCCCGCACCTCGGGGCCGCGCCCGGGGCCGGGCTGCCGGGGCGGGACGCGGCCGAGGGGCTGCTGCGCCGCCTGGCGCACGGGGCCTTCGGCGCGCTCTCCGACTGA
- a CDS encoding phosphatase: MPIPSRAALIEHLVRTRIAGDVATPRENNLSHYRKLANGDRHYWLGLELGDRWADEQDVLAVMAERCGVIDDPAFRFGQDTIDPELTVDGLERMAARLRKAAVDRQSVLLATGHPGGLLDVHRATAAALRAAGCEIVVIPPGLHADEGSVWQFADVAVQERGATLWHTHSPYPMAAILDGLAAAGRPQPDLVVADHGWAGCAAQRGLDAVGYADSNDPALFLGEHEGTVEVVVPLDDHVRDPRFYDPMVAYLLAAAGLPQG, translated from the coding sequence ATGCCGATACCCAGCCGCGCCGCCCTGATCGAGCACCTCGTCCGCACGCGCATCGCCGGCGATGTCGCGACCCCGCGGGAAAACAACCTGAGCCACTACCGCAAGCTCGCCAACGGCGACCGCCACTACTGGCTGGGCCTGGAGCTGGGCGACCGCTGGGCCGACGAGCAGGACGTGCTCGCCGTCATGGCCGAACGCTGCGGGGTCATCGACGACCCGGCGTTCCGGTTCGGCCAGGACACCATCGACCCCGAGCTGACCGTGGACGGCCTGGAGCGGATGGCGGCCCGGCTGCGCAAGGCGGCCGTGGACCGCCAGTCCGTCCTGCTGGCCACCGGGCACCCCGGCGGCCTGCTCGACGTCCACCGGGCCACCGCGGCGGCGCTGCGGGCGGCCGGCTGCGAGATCGTGGTGATCCCGCCCGGCCTGCACGCCGACGAGGGCTCCGTCTGGCAGTTCGCGGACGTGGCCGTCCAGGAGCGCGGCGCGACCCTGTGGCACACCCATTCGCCGTATCCGATGGCCGCGATCCTCGACGGCCTCGCCGCGGCCGGCCGGCCGCAGCCCGACCTGGTGGTCGCCGACCACGGCTGGGCGGGCTGCGCGGCGCAGCGCGGCCTGGACGCCGTCGGCTACGCGGACTCCAACGACCCGGCGCTCTTCCTCGGCGAGCACGAGGGCACCGTCGAGGTGGTCGTCCCCCTCGACGACCACGTCCGGGACCCGCGTTTCTACGACCCGATGGTGGCGTACCTGCTCGCCGCGGCGGGCCTGCCGCAGGGCTGA
- a CDS encoding DUF4253 domain-containing protein yields the protein MTTPGTPSFPLSELPAGTLIGPAGRPLMWVGDAPAGPGDWARYGEPARSAGLLPVLLADDGPWGPGWWTHEESFRPGRMSAPDDHHAEVVLRENWARVVPDEEEGDGEDGAGLIAPFGRSWAGLAEPGPAGGDPARAAAGAADELIAEGGPKPPRLALVPAGRSADIPTAAGWTGPTNYENDTALLSAVLRSWEDRYGARVVAMGFDYLVLSVAAPPRTSAGALALAAEHFAFCPDNIWQGAGSIRDYAPELRGADGWTFWWD from the coding sequence ATGACGACGCCTGGCACGCCTTCGTTCCCCCTGTCCGAACTCCCTGCGGGCACCCTGATCGGGCCCGCCGGACGCCCCCTGATGTGGGTCGGCGACGCGCCGGCCGGACCCGGCGACTGGGCGCGGTACGGGGAGCCGGCGCGGTCCGCCGGGCTGCTTCCGGTGCTGCTCGCCGACGACGGCCCGTGGGGGCCGGGGTGGTGGACGCACGAGGAGTCGTTCCGTCCCGGCCGGATGTCCGCCCCCGACGACCACCACGCCGAGGTGGTGCTCCGCGAGAACTGGGCGCGGGTCGTCCCGGACGAGGAAGAGGGCGACGGCGAGGACGGCGCCGGGCTGATCGCGCCGTTCGGCCGCAGCTGGGCCGGACTCGCCGAGCCGGGCCCGGCGGGCGGCGATCCGGCGCGGGCCGCGGCCGGCGCGGCGGACGAGCTGATCGCCGAAGGCGGGCCGAAGCCGCCCCGGCTCGCCCTGGTCCCGGCCGGCCGGTCCGCCGACATACCGACGGCCGCCGGCTGGACCGGGCCCACCAACTACGAGAACGACACCGCCCTGCTGAGCGCGGTGCTGCGCTCGTGGGAGGACCGGTACGGCGCCCGCGTCGTCGCCATGGGCTTCGACTACCTGGTGCTCTCGGTCGCCGCACCGCCCCGCACCTCGGCCGGCGCCCTCGCCTTGGCCGCCGAGCACTTCGCCTTCTGCCCCGACAACATCTGGCAGGGCGCGGGCAGCATCCGCGACTACGCCCCGGAGCTGCGCGGCGCGGACGGGTGGACCTTCTGGTGGGACTGA